TCCGGCGCTGCCCGCTCCACCGGCACGGCCAGCCACTCCGGAGTATCGTAGGGATGCTCGCGCTGGATAAAGCGTTCCAGCTCCACCAGCTTCTCGCGTGGGAACTTCACCACCAGGCGGTATTCCGCCTCACGCTTCAATTCGCCCTGCCAGCGGTAGAACGAGCGCACCGGCCCCTCCACCTGCACACAAGCCGCCAGCTTTTGCTCAACCAGCCTGCCCGCCAGCGCCTCCGCTTGGCCCTCATCTTCGAGTGTCGTATAGCCAATCCAGATCTCTGCCATGTCGGACAAAATATGTCTTTTGGCGCAGAA
The Verrucomicrobiota bacterium JB022 DNA segment above includes these coding regions:
- the cutA gene encoding divalent-cation tolerance protein CutA, encoding MAEIWIGYTTLEDEGQAEALAGRLVEQKLAACVQVEGPVRSFYRWQGELKREAEYRLVVKFPREKLVELERFIQREHPYDTPEWLAVPVERAAPEYARWVRRSCLSEQENA